Proteins found in one Arthrobacter sp. U41 genomic segment:
- a CDS encoding metallophosphoesterase family protein: MTTSNHQPKLSRRAALAAAGALGALGITASTGAAGMAAPGAKAPKPTLVFRPDGAFRIVQFNDTQDDEQTDRRTIELMDRTLDTEKPDFVVINGDVINGGCDSELEVKQALNHVVQPMERRQIPWAVTFGNHDEDSVQRSGMTEAKMLEFLQTYEFNVNADSTPGLTGTSNSQLLVQSSRSKTPAFGLWLIDTGRYAPDSIDGQDFEGYPDWDWVRMDQVTWYRNQSIAAEQKYGKKIPSLMWGHIALHEHRNMWFASLDSRTDADHARALKRHNIVGERNEDECPGPINSGLFNAFLERGDVAGYFVGHDHVNTYVGNYYGVQLGYAPGTGFGAYGLPGPERNRLRGARVFELDENHPGIYKDTRLVFAKDLGIDLAANDQPIVPLPLNPPQR, from the coding sequence ATGACGACTAGTAACCACCAGCCCAAACTCAGCAGGCGGGCGGCGTTGGCTGCTGCCGGAGCGCTTGGGGCGTTGGGAATCACAGCGTCTACCGGAGCTGCGGGCATGGCAGCACCGGGCGCGAAGGCTCCCAAGCCGACGCTTGTCTTTCGCCCGGACGGCGCATTCAGAATTGTTCAGTTCAACGACACCCAGGACGACGAGCAGACGGACCGCCGCACAATCGAACTCATGGACCGGACCCTTGATACGGAAAAGCCGGACTTTGTGGTCATCAACGGGGATGTCATCAATGGAGGATGCGACTCCGAGCTGGAGGTCAAACAAGCGCTCAACCACGTGGTCCAGCCCATGGAACGCCGGCAGATCCCTTGGGCCGTGACCTTTGGCAATCACGACGAAGACTCGGTGCAGCGATCAGGAATGACCGAAGCAAAAATGCTGGAATTCCTGCAGACCTACGAGTTCAACGTGAACGCCGACTCCACGCCGGGACTCACCGGTACCTCCAACTCGCAACTGCTCGTTCAATCCTCCAGGTCAAAAACTCCGGCCTTTGGTCTTTGGCTCATCGACACCGGCCGCTATGCCCCCGACAGCATCGATGGGCAGGACTTTGAGGGCTACCCGGACTGGGACTGGGTACGCATGGACCAGGTTACGTGGTATCGGAATCAGTCAATCGCAGCAGAGCAAAAGTACGGAAAGAAGATCCCGTCCCTCATGTGGGGCCATATCGCACTTCATGAGCACCGCAATATGTGGTTCGCCAGCCTCGACTCGCGAACAGATGCGGATCACGCGCGTGCGCTCAAGAGGCACAACATAGTGGGCGAACGGAACGAGGACGAGTGCCCTGGACCCATCAACTCGGGCTTGTTTAATGCCTTCCTGGAACGGGGGGATGTGGCCGGCTATTTCGTGGGGCACGACCACGTCAACACCTATGTCGGCAACTACTACGGTGTTCAGCTCGGCTACGCACCCGGAACCGGATTTGGTGCCTACGGACTGCCCGGCCCTGAACGTAACCGACTGCGCGGTGCGCGTGTCTTCGAGCTGGACGAGAACCACCCCGGAATCTACAAGGACACGCGGCTCGTCTTCGCAAAGGACCTCGGCATTGACCTTGCCGCAAATGACCAGCCCATAGTTCCGCTCCCGCTGAATCCGCCGCAGCGCTAA
- a CDS encoding N5-glutamine methyltransferase family protein codes for MTWAEAGQSRTARWRSANGRPAPARVEVVTDSLTADEANRMASQGIAMLWQGDFHNARQILNAMDRRVGAGKKKAADTTADGFYRHRQSRSHRARILGLLLIPLDPGPVVPLRRSPDIQEAAAGAYGEISEPSVVSLHELVGAIGAHEWRKNGVYVDALQGRIHPHYGTFFPTRSEYVDLLAAAPLPSDLLAFDVGTGTGVLAAVLARRGIHRVVATDNEPRAVACASENFRILGVQDRAEAVLTDMFPPGRAPLIVCNPPWIPATPHSSLDNAVYDPGSRMLFRFLNELSDHLEPGGEGWLILSDLAEHLGLRSRDELLDAIAAAGLKVLERYDTKPTHPKASDRNDPLFEARTAEVTSLWRLATR; via the coding sequence GTGACGTGGGCCGAGGCCGGCCAGAGCAGGACCGCGCGCTGGCGATCGGCCAACGGAAGACCGGCACCCGCGCGCGTCGAAGTGGTCACCGACTCCCTGACAGCCGATGAAGCGAACCGGATGGCGTCCCAGGGCATAGCAATGCTCTGGCAGGGCGACTTCCACAACGCACGGCAGATCCTCAACGCCATGGACCGGCGGGTGGGCGCCGGGAAGAAAAAGGCCGCGGACACCACGGCGGACGGGTTCTACCGGCACCGCCAGTCCCGCTCGCATCGAGCGCGCATTCTCGGGCTGCTGCTGATTCCGCTTGATCCGGGCCCGGTGGTGCCGCTGCGGCGTTCCCCGGACATCCAGGAGGCGGCCGCGGGGGCGTACGGGGAAATAAGCGAGCCTTCGGTGGTCTCCCTCCATGAGCTCGTGGGGGCCATCGGTGCACACGAGTGGCGGAAGAACGGCGTCTACGTCGATGCCCTTCAGGGCCGCATCCACCCGCACTACGGCACGTTCTTCCCGACCCGCAGCGAGTATGTCGACCTGCTGGCCGCGGCTCCGCTGCCATCTGACCTGCTGGCGTTCGACGTCGGAACAGGCACCGGGGTGCTCGCTGCCGTGCTCGCCCGCCGCGGCATCCACCGTGTGGTGGCGACGGACAATGAACCCCGCGCGGTTGCCTGCGCGAGCGAGAATTTCCGGATTCTGGGCGTGCAGGACCGCGCGGAAGCTGTCCTGACCGACATGTTCCCGCCCGGCCGTGCACCGCTGATCGTGTGCAACCCGCCGTGGATTCCGGCCACGCCGCATTCCTCGTTGGACAATGCCGTCTACGACCCCGGCAGTCGGATGCTGTTCCGTTTCCTGAACGAGCTCTCCGACCACCTGGAGCCGGGAGGTGAGGGTTGGCTCATCCTCTCGGATCTGGCCGAGCACCTGGGTCTGAGGTCCCGTGACGAACTGCTGGACGCCATCGCGGCGGCCGGGCTGAAGGTGC
- a CDS encoding GatB/YqeY domain-containing protein gives MTTLKERLHADVVGHMKDRNKVALTTVRNVLGEIETREKSGKTPIVLDDAQVTSLLQKEAAKRRDTARIYTEAGESERAAAEIAEAEIIEAYLPKALTAAEVEAIVDEVIANLTAGGTELTIRQLGAVMKPVTAKVAGRFDGKAVSEIVRSRIPQ, from the coding sequence ATGACCACCCTGAAAGAACGCCTGCACGCCGACGTCGTCGGCCACATGAAGGACCGCAACAAGGTCGCGCTCACCACAGTGCGCAACGTCCTGGGCGAAATTGAAACCCGCGAGAAGTCCGGCAAGACCCCGATCGTGCTGGACGACGCCCAGGTGACGTCCCTGCTGCAAAAAGAAGCCGCCAAACGACGCGACACCGCCCGAATCTACACCGAGGCGGGGGAGTCCGAGCGGGCAGCGGCGGAAATCGCTGAAGCCGAGATTATCGAGGCGTACCTGCCGAAGGCACTGACCGCAGCCGAAGTGGAGGCCATCGTCGACGAGGTGATCGCGAACCTCACGGCCGGTGGCACCGAACTGACCATCCGGCAGCTGGGCGCAGTGATGAAACCTGTGACCGCCAAGGTCGCCGGACGCTTCGACGGCAAGGCAGTCAGCGAGATCGTGCGGAGCCGCATCCCGCAGTGA